A single region of the Thunnus maccoyii chromosome 10, fThuMac1.1, whole genome shotgun sequence genome encodes:
- the kif13a gene encoding kinesin-like protein KIF13A isoform X5, which translates to MSDTKVKVAVRVRPMNRREIELNTKCVVDMEDNQTVLHPPPSNAKGENRKQPKVFAFDHCFWSMDESNVPKYAGQEVVFKCLGEGILENAFQGYNACIFAYGQTGSGKSFSMMGNGEQPGLIPRLCCSLFERVHREENEAHTFKVEVSYMEIYNEKVRDLLDPKGSRQSLKVREHKVLGPYVDGLSQLAVTSFEDIEVLMSEGNKSRTVAATNMNEESSRSHAVFSIIVTQTLYDLQSGNSGEKVSKLSLVDLAGSERVSKTGAAGERLKEGSNINKSLTTLGCVISALADQSAGKGKAKFVPYRDSVLTWLLKDNLGGNSKTAMIATVSPAADNYEETLSTLRYADRAKRIVNHAVVNEDPNARIIRELREEVEKLKVQLSQAESMKAPELKEKLHESEKLIQEMTVTWEEKLRKTEEIATERQKQLESMGISLETSGIKVGEDKCFLVNLNADPALNELLVYYLKEHTRVGADTSQDIQLFGIGIQPKHCVLELCPDGDVTLMPIGNARTCVNGTMIDSLMHLWHGDRILWGNNHFFRINLPKRKRRDRLKELERASPRESFVEVDVETASEASSEQDYSYEFAQMEVIMKTLGNNDPMQNVVQVLEKQYLEEKRTALEEQRMMYERELESLRQQLSPEKTPQHHRSSSDRLTFPTHTPHGKLRLWTEERDELFRQSLSRLREQVVKANTLVREANFLAEEMSKQTDYQVTLQIPAANLSANRKRGAIVSEPAIQVRRKGKGTQVWTIEKLENKLVDMRDHYRDWKEGTEEIYNKANSKHCDPFYEAQENHNLIGVANIFLECLFHDVKLQYAVPIISQQGEVAGRLHIELMRVSGAVPERLCGGDDSSENSSESSCYEVMDTNGEIVHMAKRLSCRVRIREATGLPHNLSNFVFCQYTFWEHGEPTVAPPMVSPDRPSPRSPEAQFTVQFDHCKDYVVHVTDEFLEFISDGALAIEVWGHRCAGNGRSLWELDALEAKTQTLRDRWSEVSRRIDLWVSIQELNEQGEYSSVELHPGKDISTGGVFQLRQGHSRRLQVCVKPVQNSGTLPLLVEAVLSVSIGCVSARSTKLQRPLDSYQREVEDDMDSYQEEDLNCVRERWSEALIKRREYLDEQIKKIINKHEKSEEDIEREARLVEQWVGLTEERNTVLVPAPGSGIPGAPADWTPPAGMEAHIPVLFLDLNADNLTVNEQLTGPHAAGVNSILPKEHGSQFFYLPIIRHSDEEVSAVCSWDSSIHDSVHLNRVTSPNERIYLIIKATVQLSHPASMELVLRKRIAVNIYNKQSFTQSLKRRMSLKNTLYSCGVTYEIVSNIPKASEEPEERETLALMAARGDSEETQDGETYIEKYTRGVLEVENILSLERLRQAVTVKEALAAKGRHLRRSLSTPNVQHSSCSKTDLMACEDEDCKDHCDHVDSSNLNPQDGSLCGTPIKSKENPGLVPESPTFFNSSPFKVLSPQPPKFLKSLLPVKEENKAKKALEAQPLLGQEQDSEDEETVDMSLNMERGPQDHSSFQPYIPEDFANFEIYNATLESQEGFLPSRSDLKGSRCGVGSGEREVSRSPTASSCTSGYFSHSASNATLSDMPFSSSESSDHLSCTSRDSHDPLGCPAVRGCTQTKSVSAGSDAQQPPHSAGGAQDPLVRSSPVSISNCTDKQKTFHLPQNCVLSASQEFTDFKGADDTVGEGDLARFTEEWEQEGLELSTNQMKKPDNTETCDTGDQHASDVSGISNTSNPENASTATCKCPNSNVSVSAAVPCPNTTVCTSVRDSDNIPAASPTLITPASVPPPASPSPVTTLPTAPSSAPALGGGGEPPIREPAQGDLPHGSPCPSPNPSSAEPSGDSSGDESTPVAQLPDWMAPGEQVWVGKRRGIVHYVGGVEFAKGIWVGVKLDLAVGKHNGTVQGRVYFRCPPGHGVFVKPSRLTRGPPSMDTEPQTLIR; encoded by the exons ATGTCGGATACAAAGGTAAAAGTTGCAGTGAGAGTTCGGCCCATGAACCGCAGGG AAATTGAACTGAATACAAAATGTGTCGTGGATATGGAGGACAACCAGACAGTTCTACACCCACCACCCTCAAATGCAAAAGGAGAGAACAG GAAACAACCTAAG GTGTTCGCCTTTGACCACTGTTTTTGGTCCATGGATGAGTCCAACGTTCCCAAATATGCCG GCCAAGAGGTGGTGTTCAAGTGCCTTGGAGAGGGAATACTTGAAAATGCATTCCAGGGATATAACGCCTGCATATTTGCCTATGGACAAACAG GTTCAGGCAAATCATTTTCCATGATGGGGAACGGGGAACAGCCGGGTTTGATCCCTCGACTCTGCTGCTCGCTGTTTGAGAGGGTCCACAGGGAGGAGAACGAGGCCCATACTTTTAAAGTGGAAGTGTCCTACATGGAGATCTACAATGAGAAGGTCCGTGACCTACTGGATCCCAAAGG gaGCCGACAGTCCCTGAAAGTTCGGGAACACAAAGTCCTGGGTCCGTACGTGGATGGTCTGTCTCAGCTGGCTGTGACCAGCTTTGAG GACATCGAGGTGCTGATGTCAGAGGGGAACAAATCTCGCACAGTTGCAGCCACCAACATGAATGAGGAGAGCAGTCGATCACACGCCGTCTTCAGTATTAttgtcacacaaacactctaTGATCTACAGTCTGGG AATTCAGGGGAGAAGGTGAGCAAGTTGAGTCTGGTTGACCTGGCAGGAAGTGAGAGAGTGTCCAAGACTGGAGCTGCTGGGGAGAGACTCAAAGAAGGCAGCAATATCAACAA GTCTCTTACCACCTTAGGCTGTGTGATTTCTGCCCTGGCCGACCAGTCTGCAGGAAAGGGGAAGGCCAAATTTGTGCCTTACAGAGACTCAGTCCTCACCTGGCTACTGAAG GATAACCTTGGTGGAAACAGCAAGACAGCCATGATAGCCACAGTGAGTCCAGCTGCTGATAACTACGAGGAGACTCTGTCCACTCTACGCTACGCCGACAGGGCCAAGAGAATCGTCAACCATGCCGTGGTGAACGAAGACCCCAATGCTCGGATCATCAGAGAGCTCAGGGAAGAGGTGGAGAAGCTCAAAGTTCAACTCTCTCAGGCTGAG TCCATGAAGGCTCCTGAGCTGAAGGAGAAACTGCATGAGTCTGAGAAACTCATTCAGGAGATGACTGTCACCTGGGAGGAGAAACTACGAAAGACAGAGGAGATCGCCACT GAGCGTCAGAAGCAGCTGGAGAGCATGGGCATCTCTTTGGAAACATCTGGAATTAAAGTGGGTGAAGACAAGTGTTTCCTGGTCAATCTGAATGCAGATCCTGCCCTAAACGAGCTACTGGTCTACTACCTGAAG GAGCACACACGTGTGGGTGCTGACACGTCTCAGGACATCCAGCTCTTCGGGATCGGTATCCAGCCGAAGCATTGCGTACTGGAGCTCTGCCCAGATGGTGATGTCACCCTTATGCCCATAGGGAATGCCAG GACCTGTGTGAACGGAACGATGATTGATTCCTTGATGCATCTGTGGCACGGAGACCGTATCTTATGGGGCAACAACCACTTTTTCAG GATCAATCTGCCTAAACGAAAGCGGCGGGACCGTTTGAAGGAACTAGAGAGAGCTTCTCCCAGAGAGAGCTTCGTCGAGGTAGATGTGGAGACCGCCAGCGAGGCCTCTTCTGAGCAGGACTACAGCTATGAGTTTGCTCAGATGGAGGTCATAATGAAGACTCTGGGGAACAATG acccCATGCAGAATGTAGTCCAGGTTCTGGAGAAACAGTACCTAGAGGAAAAGCGGACAGCTCTTGAGGAGCAGAGAATGATGTATGAACGAGAGCTGGAGTCGCTACGGCAACAGCTCTCTCCAGAGAAAACACCGCAGCACCACCGCAGCAGCAGTGACCGCCTGACGTTCCCTACGCACACACCACATGGCAAGCTGCGACTGTGGACAGAGGAGCG ggATGAGCTTTTTCGTCAGAGTCTTTCTCGACTCAGGGAGCAGGTCGTGAAAGCCAACACCTTGGTGAGAGAAGCCAACTTTTTGGCAGAGGAGATGAGCAAACAGACTGACTATCAGGTCACCCTTCAGATTCCTGCAGCCAACCTCAGCGCTAACCGCAAG CGTGGAGCGATAGTGAGCGAGCCAGCCATCCAGGTGCGCCGGAAAGGGAAGGGAACTCAGGTGTGGACCATTGAGAAGCTGGAGAACAAACTGGTGGACATGAGAGACCACTACAGGGACTGGAAGGAAGGCACAGAGGAGATA TATAACAAGGCAAACAGTAAGCACTGTGACCCATTTTATGAGGCGCAAGAGAACCATAACCTGATAGGAGTGGCCAACATCTTTCTGGAGTGCCTTTTTCATGATGTCAAACTGCAATATGCTGTCCCCATCATCAGCCAGCAGGGAGAG GTAGCAGGCAGGTTGCATATTGAGCTTATGCGAGTCAGTGGAGCTGTACCTGAGCGCCTTTGCGGGGGAGACGACTCGTCAGAGAACTCCAGTGAGAGTAGCTGCTACGAAGTCATGGACACCAACGGGGAGATCGTCCACATGGCCAAGAGGCTCAGCTGCAGG GTGCGCATCAGGGAGGCGACGGGGCTGCCTCACAACCTGTCCAACTTTGTCTTCTGTCAGTACACCTTCTGGGAGCATGGGGAGCCCACTGTGGCTCCTCCAATGGTCAGCCCAGACAGACCTTCCCCTCGGAGCCCGGAGGCCCAGTTCACTGTCCAGTTTGATCACTGCAAG GACTATGTTGTACATGTGACAGATGAGTTTTTGGAGTTTATATCAGACGGAGCGTTGGCAATAGAAGTGTGGGGTCACCGCTGTGCTGGGAACGGACGTTCACTCTGGGAGTTGGATGCATTAGAGGCCAAGACCCAGACGCTTCGAGACAG GTGGAGTGAGGTGTCTCGCAGGATCGATCTGTGGGTCTCCATCCAGGAGCTGAACGAGCAGGGAGAGTATTCGTCTGTGGAGCTGCATCCTGGAAAAGACATCAGCACAGGAGGAGTCTTCCAACTCCGCCAG GGTCACTCCAGGagactgcaggtgtgtgtgaagCCGGTCCAAAATTCAGGCACTCTGCCTCTGCTGGTGGAGGCAGTGCTGTCTGTCTCTATTGGCTGCGTGTCGGCTCGCTCCACCAAACTACAGAGACCCCTTGACAGCTACCAG AGAGAGGTGGAAGACGATATGGATAGTTATCAG GAGGAGGATCTCAACTGTGTTAGAGAGCGCTGGTCAGAGGCCCTGATCAAACGGCGAGAGTACCTTGATGAACAAATCAAGAAAATCATCAATAAGCATG AAAAGTCAGAAGAGGATATTGAGCGTGAAGCTCGGCTGGTGGAGCAGTGGGTTGGCTTGACTGAAGAGAGAAACACTGTGCTGGTACCTGCACCTGGTAGCGGCATCCCTGGAGCTCCTGCagactg GACTCCACCTGCAGGAATGGAAGCTCACATCCCTGTTCTCTTCCTGGATTTGAATG CGGATaatctgacagtaaatgagCAGCTGACCGGCCCACATGCTGCAGGCGTTAACTCTATCCTGCCCAAGGAGCATGGAAGCCAGTTCTTCTATCTGCCCATCATCAGGCACAGTGATGAGGAG GTGTCTGCAGTGTGCTCCTGGGACTCATCCATCCATGATTCTGTGCACCTCAACCGGGTCACGTCCCCTAACGAGCGCATCTACCTGATCATCAAAGCCACGGTGCAGCTCAGCCACCCTGCCTCCATGGAGCTGGTGCTTCGCAAGAGGATCGCTGTCAATATCTACAACAAGCAG AGTTTCACACAGAGTCTCAAGAGAAGAATGTCCCTAAAGAACACGCTTTACTCCTGTGGTGTAACCTATGAGATTGTTTCCAACATACCAAAG GCCTCAGAAGAGccagaggagagggagacctTGGCCCTCATGGCTGCTCGCGGGGACAGTGAGGAAACTCAGGATGGAGAAACCTACATAGAGAAATACACACGGGGAGTTCTGGAAGTAGAGAACATCCTCAGTCTAGAGAGGCTACGACAG GCTGTGACAGTGAAGGAAGCGCTCGCTGCCAAGGGGAGACACTTAAGAAGGAGTCTCAGCACACCAAATGTACAGCAT TCTTCATGTAGTAAAACAGATCTGATGGCTTGTGAGGATGAGGACTGTAAG GACCACTGCGATCATGTCGACAGCTCCAACCTCAATCCCCAGGACGGCTCCCTTTGCGGCACACCAATCAAAAGCAAGGAGAACCCAg GCTTAGTTCCAGAGAGTCCAACCTTTTTCAACTCAAGCCCCTTCAAGGTCCTCTCCCCTCAGCCGCCTAAGTTCCTCAAGTCTCTGCTGCCTGTTAAAGAGGAGAACAAGGCGAAGAAAGCCTTGGAGGCCCAGCCGCTGCTGGGACAAGAG CAGGACTCTGAAGATGAGGAGACGGTAGACATGAGTCTGAATATGGAACGGGGCCCTCAGGACCACAGCAGCTTCCAGCCGTACATCCCAGAGGACTTTGCAAACTTTGAGATCTACAACGCCACTCTGGAGAGCCAGGAGGGCTTTCTACCCTCCCGTTCTGATTTGAAGGGAAGCCGATGTGGAGTTGGaagcggagagagagaggtgtctCGAAGCCCCACCGCCAGCAGCTGCACTAGTGGTTACTTTTCACACAGTGCCTCCAACGCCACGCTGTCTGACATGCCTTTCAGTTCCAGCGAGAGCTCTGACCACCTCAGCTGCACCTCCAGAGATTCCCATGACCCCCTCGGCTGCCCTGCCGTAAGAGGCTGCACCCAAACCAAAAGTGTTTCTGCAGGGAGTGACGCCCAGCAACCTCCTCACTCAGCGGGTGGGGCTCAGGATCCGCTCGTCCGCTCCTCGCCTGTCAGTATTTCTAATTGCACAGACAAGCAGAAAACATTCCATCTGCCTCAAAACTGTGTTCTCAGTGCCAGCCAGGAGTTCACAGACTTTAAAGGGGCTGATGATACTGTAGGAGAGGGCGATTTGGCACGTTTTACAGAGGAATGGGAGCAGGAGGGTTTGGAACTCTCTACAAACCAGATGAAGAAACCAGATAATACAGAAACATGTGACACTGGTGATCAACATGCCTCTGATGTTTCTGGTATTAGCAACACGTCTAATCCTGAAAACGCTTCAACTGCTACATGCAAATGTCCTAATAGTAACGTCTCCGTTAGTGCAGCTGTGCCCTGCCCTAACACAACTGTTTGCACTTCAGTCAGAGACTCTGACAACATCCCAGCTGCATCGCCAACCCTAATAACTCCTGCATCAGTCCCACCTCCAGCATCACCATCGCCGGTCACAACTTTGCCCACAGCCCCATCATCTGCCCCAGctctgggaggaggaggagaacctCCGATCCGGGAACCAGCACAGGGGGATCTCCCCCACGGAAGTCCCTGTCCCAGTCCAAACCCCAGCAGTGCTGAGCCCTCGGGGGACTCCAGCGGGGATGAGAGTACCCCCGTGGCTCAGCTTCCTGACTGGATGGCCCCCGGGGAGCAGGTGTGGgtggggaagaggagaggaataGTCCATTATGTTGGAGGGGTGGAGTTTGCCAAGGGGATCTGGGTTGGTGTGAAGCTGGACCTGGCAGTGG GTAAGCACAACGGGACTGTCCAGGGAAGAGTGTACTTCCGCTGTCCCCCAGGCCACGGCGTGTTCGTGAAACCATCTCGTCTCACCAGAGGACCGCCCTCCATGGACACAGAACCCCAGACTCTGATCAGATAG